A window of Hippoglossus stenolepis isolate QCI-W04-F060 chromosome 16, HSTE1.2, whole genome shotgun sequence contains these coding sequences:
- the LOC118123778 gene encoding transcription factor Sox-9-A, with amino-acid sequence MNLLDPYLKMTEEQEKCHSDAPSPSMSEDSAGSPCPSGSGSDTENTRPIDNHLLLGPEYKKEGEEEKFPVCIRDAVSQVLKGYDWTLVPMPVRVNGSNKNKPHVKRPMNAFMVWAQAARRKLADQYPHLHNAELSKTLGKLWRLLNEVEKRPFVEEAERLRVQHKKDHPDYKYQPRRRKSVKNGQNEPEDGEQTHISPNAIFKALQQADSPASSMGEAHSPGEHSGQSQGPPTPPTTPKTDLPTTKVDLKREGRPIQEGTSRQLNIDFGAVDIGELSSEVISNMGSFDVDEFDQYLPPHSHAGVAGAAQAGYTGSYGISSSSVGQAANVGAHAWMSKQQQQQQHSLTTLGGGGEQGQQGQQRTTQIKTEQLSPSHYSEQQGSPQHVTYGSFNLQHYSASSYPSITRAQYDYSEHQGGANSYYSHAAGQGSGLYSTFSYMSPSQRPMYTPIADTTGVPSVPQTHSPQHWEQQPIYTQLSRP; translated from the exons ATGAATCTCCTCGACCCTTACCTCAAGATGACAGAAGAACAGGAGAAGTGTCACTCCGACGCTCCCAGCCCCAGCATGTCTGAGGACTCCGCGGGCTCTCCGTGCCCGTCCGGCTCCGGCTCGGACACCGAGAACACCCGTCCGATCGACAACCACCTCCTCCTGGGCCCAGAGTACAAGAAGGAGGGCGAGGAAGAGAAGTTCCCCGTGTGCATCAGGGATGCGGTGTCCCAGGTGCTGAAGGGCTACGACTGGACGCTGGTGCCGATGCCAGTGCGCGTCAACggctcaaacaaaaacaaacctcacGTCAAAAGACCCATGAACGCGTTCATGGTGTGGGCACAAGCCGCGCGGAGGAAGCTGGCCGACCAGTACCCGCATCTGCACAACGCGGAACTCAGCAAGACCCTGGGCAAACTTTGGAG ATTGCTCAACGAAGTCGAGAAGCGCCCGTTTGTGGAGGAAGCGGAGCGTCTGAGAGTGCAGCACAAGAAGGATCATCCCGACTACAAATATCAGCCGAGGCGGAGAAAGTCTGTGAAGAACGGACAAAACGAGCCCGAGGACGGCGAGCAAACGCACATATCTCCCAATGCGATCTTCAAGGCGCTGCAGCAGGCCGATTCTCCGGCGTCCAGCATGGGCGAGGCGCACTCTCCAGGAGAACATTCAG GTCAATCCCAGGGCCCGCCAACACCCCCAACCACCCCCAAGACAGACCTGCCCACCACCAAGGTTGACCTGAAGCGTGAGGGGCGCCCCATTCAGGAGGGCACCAGTCGCCAGCTCAACATCGACTTTGGCGCCGTGGACATTGGCGAGCTGAGCAGCGAAGTCATCTCCAACATGGGGAGCTTTGACGTCGATGAGTTTGATCAGTACCTGCCGCCTCACAGCCACGCTGGGGTGGCCGGCGCAGCCCAGGCCGGCTACACTGGCAGCTACGGCATCAGCAGCTCCTCAGTCGGCCAGGCGGCCAATGTCGGGGCCCACGCTTGGATgtccaagcagcagcagcagcagcagcactctcTGACCACCTTGGGTGGAGGAGGCGAGCAGGGCCAGCAGGGTCAACAAAGAACCACCCAGATCAAGACGGAGCAGCTGAGCCCCAGTCACTACAGCGAGCAGCAAGGCTCCCCACAGCACGTCACCTACGGGTCCTTCAACCTGCAGCACTACAGCGCCTCCTCTTACCCCTCTATCACAAGAGCACAGTATGACTATTCTGAACACCAAGGTGGTGCCAACTCCTACTACAGCCATGCAGCTGGCCAGGGCTCCGGCCTGTACTCCACCTTCAGCTACATGAGCCCCAGCCAGAGGCCGATGTACACCCCGATCGCCGACACCACCGGAGTGCCCTCTGTACCCCAGACCCACAGTCCGCAGCACTGGGAGCAGCAGCCCATTTACACACAGCTGTCCAGGCCGTGA